Within Salvelinus sp. IW2-2015 unplaced genomic scaffold, ASM291031v2 Un_scaffold2232, whole genome shotgun sequence, the genomic segment GTctgttcttgtaccagatgtaggtggggttgagACCGACTGTACATTGGGTTCTACATCTCAGTGTGACTCTCCCCCCCTCTGACACAGACGTAGGATCCATCTCCAACAGGATATCTAAGAGGAAGCATCAGTCATATTTGACTCCAGACAGGCTTGTCATGTGATTAGACTTGTTCTATTACATTACTAACTGTAGGTGGACTATTACCTGTGACAGTCAACATCACACCAGGAAGGCCAGAAAATCTCCCCTCATCTGTTGTTAGTAATCTGAATTTGTATTCAGCAGAGTCATTCTCTGTCAGGTGTGTTATTGTCATGGTGTGATGGTTCTCTGTGtttctattgtactccacacgaCCTGCATACTCTGGATATGTACTGAGATCTACAGTGCGTTTCTGTGTAAACCAGAATGAACCCTGTTCTATATAACTATAGGGATGAGTGTAAGAGCAGGATATGTCCACTGTGGAGCCCTTCAAGACACAGATTCTCCTCTTGGTGTAAGTCACCCTCCAGCAGTTGTGACCCTGAGCACCTGCAACATAAAGAGGCTCTCTGTTAATAGTTTTAACTTTCATGTTTCTTTAGGTGCAAAGTAAAGAAGTAAACTGTTAATTTCAAGTCGTTTCAGTATAAATCATAACCAWTTGAGCTGTTGGTATTGCTAGAGTGAAACACTGTGTTTGAATCAACACTTTTTTTCCCACTCACAGactgcaggagagtggagatcctcatggccttttacagcacaggagtaactgtctTCATAGTTACTGGAGACTGGGTCTTTGTACTGGGGGGAGGTGCTCTCATCTAGATgttgtccgttcttgtaccagatgtatgtggggttaccagtcagagtacaggtggtttTACAGGTCAGTTTGTTGTCATATATCCTCTCCACCTTTAGATCTGAAGGGAGAGGATATGAAACAATAATGGAGGAAGTCTGTCAGTCACCACCATTTCACTGTTCTCATAGAACATGTAATAAATGACTTGACTTGTACTATACTATTTATTCAGTACCTGTGAGACTGAGAGTGAATCCATATGAGCCATATTTCCATTCTGAATACTGGTTTGTTTTATATCTGAAGTAATATGttgctatgtctctctctctcaggtctgttaTTCTCAGGATGCAGTCCTTCTCTGTAGTTCCACGTAACTCCACACGACCTTCATAATTAGGGTCCCATCTCAGATCATACGGCTTACCATTCAACTGTGTGTTATACCAGACAATCTTTGTGACTTGGGTCACACTGGGAATAGGACAGTGCATGTCCACTGATGACCCCTTTAAGGCACAGACACTCCTCACAGTATTTTGTCCCAGAACACCTGAAACACAGTGTCACAGGACTCAACCATGAGATAACTTCATTTGTGACGTCAAGACTATAAAGAAACAGACAATACAATATTACATCCAAATGCATGTAAACATGTGtagctgtactatactatactgtactactatactgtagGACACATCTACTCAAATGTACATTCCCTTATATCATTCTAGTATTCATTTCAATATACATCATGGAAGTAAAAAGCACTGGttgccagggttggggtcaatcccGTTTAAATTAcattcaattcagaaagtaaaccaaattccaattccacaaTTTCTAACtgttcctaattgaaaagcattgaaaataattggaattggaatttcagtctacttcctgaattgagtgGAATTgagatggaattgaccccaactctggCTGGTGGGTTGACAACATTCTTATTCTGCTACTGCTTCTGATGTGCAGAAGTGTGAATGGAAACCAAGATAAGCATCACTCAGTGAGGTGTGAAATATGACTATTAAAGTGAGTGGAGACACCTAACAGAAACACCAGAATAACTTACATTTTAGcttttagaaatgtatttagaTTGATATACAGGGCAACTAAAACATTATGAATGAGACCATACCTGctacagaccagagaaagaccaccaacacacttcctgctgttctcaaggccattgttgcatctcccaccctgcagtcttagaaacataaacaacaactcactctatagctggtgaTAACTCCACCTGATACATTG encodes:
- the LOC112073334 gene encoding uncharacterized protein: MALRTAGSVLVVFLWSVAGVLGQNTVRSVCALKGSSVDMHCPIPSVTQVTKIVWYNTQLNGKPYDLRWDPNYEGRVELRGTTEKDCILRITDLRERDIATYYFRYKTNQYSEWKYGSYGFTLSLTDLKVERIYDNKLTCKTTCTLTGNPTYIWYKNGQHLDESTSPQYKDPVSSNYEDSYSCAVKGHEDLHSPAVCAQGHNCWRVTYTKRRICVLKGSTVDISCSYTHPYSYIEQGSFWFTQKRTVDLSTYPEYAGRVEYNRNTENHHTMTITHLTENDSAEYKFRLLTTDEGRFSGLPGVMLTVTDILLEMDPTSVSEGGRVTLRCRTQCTVGLNPTYIWYKNRQYIEQRTSSIYSKYVYRKDVDSYSCAVKGHEDLRSPAVCVHSSNCWRVTYTKRRICVLKGSTVNISCSYTHPTSYIEQG